The Blastomonas fulva genome contains a region encoding:
- a CDS encoding benenodin family lasso peptide, producing the protein MNSFEPQHDDVIDLGAVQDETHGASILGDEDLETNQRFLVFGLASED; encoded by the coding sequence ATGAACTCGTTTGAACCTCAGCATGACGATGTCATCGATCTGGGTGCCGTCCAGGACGAAACCCACGGTGCCTCGATCCTCGGCGACGAAGACCTCGAGACCAATCAGCGGTTCCTGGTCTTCGGCCTTGCTTCCGAGGACTGA
- a CDS encoding tyrosine-type recombinase/integrase gives MITSMKTTSKTGSATRSQTTRRVGFGDGLYRYERPGGSSSWVCRVQHKGDRRDFGLGSCSKVSLVDARERAREVRSQVEMGLDPQFERRKVDAVPSFKDAAQRVYEVHSKTWRNGKHHGQWMRTLEAYAFPFIGKMKVDRITGPMIRDLLAEIWLTKPETARRVRQRVGVVLDWAYASGYRDTEAPMRAITKGLPRQPRRDGHFPAMPYEKVPKFVQKLRSRESFSRLALEFAIFTAARSGEVRGMTWDEVDLEDGLWTLPKERMKAFREHVVPLASRPMRILRRCKQLRLRESPYVFPGFKNMQPLSDMTLSKLMKEMGQPYTPHGFRSSFRDWVSEETEHPSDVAEAALAHVVANKTEAAYRRGNLLEKRRVMMAGWAAYCDKES, from the coding sequence ATGATCACCTCCATGAAAACGACTTCCAAGACAGGCTCTGCTACCAGGAGCCAGACCACCCGCCGAGTAGGGTTCGGTGACGGCCTTTATCGCTATGAGAGGCCGGGAGGGAGCAGCAGCTGGGTTTGCCGGGTGCAGCACAAGGGCGACCGGAGAGATTTTGGCCTGGGTAGCTGCAGCAAGGTTAGCCTGGTTGATGCCCGCGAACGGGCGCGCGAAGTACGAAGCCAGGTCGAGATGGGCCTCGACCCGCAGTTCGAGCGGCGAAAGGTCGACGCCGTGCCGAGCTTTAAGGATGCAGCGCAGCGGGTCTATGAGGTTCACTCGAAGACCTGGCGCAATGGCAAGCACCACGGCCAGTGGATGCGAACCCTTGAAGCATATGCGTTTCCCTTCATCGGCAAGATGAAGGTCGACAGGATCACGGGGCCCATGATCCGTGACCTTCTCGCCGAAATTTGGCTGACAAAGCCGGAAACGGCACGAAGGGTCCGGCAGCGGGTAGGGGTAGTTTTAGATTGGGCATATGCGTCCGGCTATCGCGATACCGAAGCGCCGATGCGCGCTATCACCAAAGGCCTGCCGCGTCAGCCGCGCCGTGATGGCCACTTTCCTGCCATGCCCTACGAGAAGGTGCCGAAATTCGTCCAGAAGTTGCGGTCACGAGAATCTTTTAGCCGTCTGGCGCTGGAGTTTGCCATCTTCACGGCTGCCCGGTCTGGCGAGGTGCGCGGCATGACCTGGGATGAGGTTGACCTCGAAGACGGCCTCTGGACCCTCCCTAAGGAACGGATGAAGGCATTTCGCGAACATGTGGTCCCTCTGGCCTCCCGCCCAATGCGTATCCTGCGCCGTTGCAAGCAACTTCGCCTTCGGGAGTCGCCCTATGTGTTTCCCGGCTTCAAGAATATGCAGCCCTTGTCTGACATGACGCTGTCCAAGCTGATGAAGGAGATGGGCCAGCCGTACACACCGCACGGCTTTCGCTCATCGTTTCGCGATTGGGTGAGCGAGGAGACGGAGCATCCCAGTGATGTTGCCGAGGCGGCGTTGGCGCACGTCGTGGCAAACAAGACTGAGGCAGCTTACCGGCGCGGCAACCTGCTGGAGAAGAGGCGCGTCATGATGGCGGGATGGGCCGCCTACTGTGACAAGGAAAGCTGA
- the hspQ gene encoding heat shock protein HspQ, with amino-acid sequence MPRISRARYAIGDVVRHRIFDFRGVVFDIDPVFANSDDWYESIPEELRPAKDQPFYHLFAENAENSYIAYVSQQNLVTDDSGEPVDHPAVPQLFGPFSDGRYRLRTMH; translated from the coding sequence ATGCCGCGCATATCCCGCGCGCGCTATGCGATTGGCGATGTGGTGCGGCATCGCATCTTCGATTTCCGCGGGGTGGTATTCGATATCGACCCCGTGTTCGCCAACAGCGACGACTGGTACGAATCGATTCCCGAAGAGCTGCGCCCTGCCAAGGACCAGCCCTTCTATCACCTGTTCGCCGAGAATGCGGAGAACAGCTATATCGCCTATGTCAGCCAGCAGAACCTCGTGACCGACGACAGCGGCGAGCCGGTCGATCATCCCGCAGTGCCGCAATTGTTCGGTCCGTTCAGCGATGGTCGCTACCGCCTGCGCACGATGCACTGA
- a CDS encoding ABC transporter permease yields the protein MNDQAPNPSAAAAAAGNRPELGTGPAFAEPGTVRIGTINWGGLKALYMKEVRRFFKVQLQTIWAPAITTMLYLVIFTVALGRSGRTVLDVPFADFLAPGLIVMAMMQNSFANSSFSLLVGKIQGTIIDYLMPPLSELEVLVSLVIAAVTRAFLVGAAVWLAMLLWPGIDVTPQHPLAILWFGLMGAMMLAFMGVLTSVWAEKFDHAAAITNFVVAPLALLSGTFYSVEAMAPAFRTLSHANPFFYVISGFRYGFIGSADSPLLLGAGLLLAINVALGFACYALLRSGWKLRS from the coding sequence ATGAACGATCAAGCACCAAATCCCTCCGCCGCCGCTGCTGCGGCGGGCAATCGGCCCGAATTGGGAACGGGTCCGGCCTTTGCAGAGCCAGGCACCGTCCGGATTGGCACGATCAACTGGGGAGGGTTGAAAGCCCTCTATATGAAAGAGGTGCGCCGGTTCTTCAAGGTCCAGTTGCAAACCATCTGGGCTCCGGCGATCACCACCATGCTGTATCTGGTGATATTCACGGTCGCTCTGGGGCGCAGCGGACGCACCGTGCTGGACGTGCCCTTCGCCGATTTCCTCGCCCCCGGGCTGATCGTGATGGCGATGATGCAGAACAGCTTTGCCAATTCCAGCTTCTCGCTGCTGGTCGGCAAGATCCAGGGCACGATCATCGATTATCTGATGCCGCCGCTGTCCGAGCTTGAAGTGCTGGTGTCGCTGGTCATCGCCGCGGTCACTCGCGCGTTTCTGGTCGGCGCAGCGGTGTGGCTGGCGATGCTGCTGTGGCCGGGGATCGACGTGACTCCGCAGCATCCGCTGGCAATATTGTGGTTCGGGCTGATGGGCGCGATGATGCTGGCGTTCATGGGCGTGCTGACATCGGTATGGGCCGAGAAGTTCGATCACGCCGCTGCCATCACCAACTTCGTGGTCGCCCCGCTCGCGCTGCTTTCGGGGACCTTCTATTCGGTCGAGGCGATGGCACCAGCGTTCCGCACGCTCAGCCACGCCAACCCGTTCTTCTACGTGATCTCGGGCTTCCGCTATGGCTTCATCGGCTCGGCCGATTCGCCGCTGCTGCTGGGCGCGGGGTTGTTGCTGGCGATCAACGTCGCGCTGGGCTTTGCCTGCTACGCATTGCTGCGCTCGGGATGGAAGCTGCGCTCCTGA
- a CDS encoding GcrA family cell cycle regulator — MSWTDERIDQLKTMWEKGLTASQIAEELGGVSRNAVIGKAHRLGLKSRPSPVKPGEAKPKPAKKAEAPKPAKKVEAEAASDAPPFKVDAPAQPVRGAAPAPAPAPAPAPRPVEAADVADDADEGDLDAGADAVAAPKPQPRIVSVGPGGFLRQGPGDQQAPIPPAPPRRLVPARPSAEIADKTTLLDLTDRICRWPMGHPGEPDFHFCGQAVNPGFPYCVEHCGRAYQAQLPRGTRRPPPPMPFGGPRVR, encoded by the coding sequence ATGTCATGGACCGACGAGCGCATCGATCAGCTCAAAACCATGTGGGAAAAAGGCCTCACCGCCAGCCAGATCGCTGAAGAGCTGGGCGGGGTCAGCCGTAACGCGGTGATCGGCAAGGCGCACCGCCTTGGCCTGAAGTCCCGTCCCTCGCCGGTGAAGCCGGGCGAGGCCAAGCCCAAGCCCGCCAAGAAGGCGGAGGCACCCAAGCCCGCCAAAAAGGTCGAGGCTGAGGCTGCGAGCGATGCGCCGCCGTTCAAGGTCGACGCTCCTGCCCAGCCCGTGCGCGGCGCCGCGCCGGCACCAGCCCCTGCACCTGCACCTGCTCCGCGCCCTGTCGAAGCCGCCGATGTGGCCGATGACGCGGACGAAGGCGATCTGGATGCCGGAGCCGACGCCGTTGCAGCCCCCAAGCCGCAGCCGCGCATCGTCTCGGTCGGTCCCGGCGGGTTCTTGCGTCAGGGCCCCGGCGACCAGCAGGCGCCGATTCCGCCTGCCCCGCCGCGCCGTCTGGTCCCTGCCCGTCCGAGCGCAGAGATTGCCGACAAGACCACATTGCTCGATCTGACCGACCGCATCTGCCGCTGGCCGATGGGTCACCCGGGCGAGCCGGATTTCCACTTCTGCGGCCAGGCGGTCAATCCGGGCTTCCCGTACTGCGTGGAACATTGCGGCCGTGCCTATCAGGCCCAGCTGCCCCGCGGCACGCGTCGCCCGCCCCCGCCCATGCCGTTCGGCGGACCACGCGTCCGCTGA
- the parE gene encoding DNA topoisomerase IV subunit B codes for MSDDLFAKSHAPAETYDASAIEVLEGLEPVRRRPGMYIGGTDERALHHLAAEVLDNSMDEAVAGHASRIEVTLRPGNHLTISDNGRGIPVDPHPKFPGKSALEVILTTLHSGGKFSDKAYATSGGLHGVGVSVVNALSTELLVEVARNKELYAQRYSRGAPLGPLEKVGAAPNRRGTTISFVPDEEIFGAGAKFKPARLFALARSKAYLYAGVEIRWKCDAELSDDKVPQEAVFQFPGGLADHLREQLGGRECATSDFFAGRQDFPDGKGRVEWAVAWPLWSDGSYSYYCNTIPTPDGGTHESGLRAAILKGLRGFGELIGNKKATQLTAEDVMTGSELMLSVFIRDPQFQSQTKDRLTSPEAARLVENAVRDHVDHFLTDNMERGKALLGLVLERMDERLKRKAEREVKRKTATSARKLRLPGKLTDCSNDGTGVEGAETEIFIVEGDSAGGSAKQARDRKTQAILPIRGKILNVASANSAKIGANQEIADLALALGCGTGKHCDPGQLRYDRIIIMTDADVDGAHIATLLMTFFFQEMPDIVKAGHLYLAQPPLYRLVVGAKSWYARDDAHRAELERTILKGKKVEVSRFKGLGEMNPGQLRETTMNRQSRSLLRVTLPPNYEQYSAVKELVGELMGKNPEHRFNFIQNHAAQVDREAIDA; via the coding sequence ATGTCAGACGATCTGTTCGCAAAATCGCACGCCCCTGCCGAAACCTATGATGCCTCTGCGATCGAGGTGCTCGAGGGGCTTGAGCCGGTGCGGCGCAGGCCGGGCATGTATATCGGCGGCACCGACGAGCGCGCGCTGCATCATCTGGCCGCCGAGGTCCTCGATAACTCCATGGACGAGGCGGTGGCAGGCCATGCCAGCCGGATCGAGGTCACGCTGCGCCCGGGCAACCATCTGACGATCAGCGACAACGGCCGCGGCATCCCTGTCGATCCACACCCCAAATTTCCCGGCAAATCGGCGCTCGAGGTGATCCTCACCACGCTGCATTCGGGTGGCAAGTTCTCGGACAAGGCCTATGCCACCAGCGGCGGTCTGCACGGCGTCGGCGTGTCGGTGGTCAATGCGCTGTCGACCGAACTCCTGGTCGAGGTCGCGCGCAACAAGGAATTGTACGCGCAGCGCTACTCGCGCGGCGCGCCGCTGGGCCCGCTCGAGAAGGTGGGCGCTGCCCCCAACCGTCGGGGTACGACGATCAGCTTCGTGCCTGACGAGGAAATCTTCGGCGCAGGCGCAAAGTTCAAGCCCGCGCGGCTGTTCGCGCTCGCGCGCTCGAAGGCGTATCTGTACGCTGGCGTCGAGATCCGCTGGAAATGCGATGCCGAACTGTCCGACGACAAGGTGCCGCAGGAGGCGGTGTTCCAGTTCCCCGGCGGGCTTGCCGATCACCTGCGCGAGCAACTGGGCGGGCGCGAATGCGCGACCTCGGATTTCTTCGCCGGGCGGCAGGATTTCCCCGATGGCAAGGGCCGGGTCGAATGGGCGGTCGCCTGGCCATTGTGGAGCGACGGCAGCTACAGCTACTATTGCAACACCATCCCGACCCCCGATGGCGGAACGCACGAGTCAGGGCTGCGCGCGGCGATCCTGAAAGGGCTGCGCGGCTTTGGTGAGCTGATCGGCAACAAGAAGGCGACGCAGCTTACCGCCGAGGACGTGATGACCGGCAGCGAACTGATGCTCTCGGTGTTCATCCGCGATCCGCAGTTCCAGAGCCAGACCAAGGACCGGCTGACCTCGCCCGAGGCGGCGCGTCTGGTCGAGAACGCAGTGCGCGACCATGTCGACCACTTCCTCACCGACAATATGGAGCGCGGCAAGGCGCTGCTCGGGCTGGTGCTCGAGCGGATGGACGAAAGATTGAAGCGCAAGGCCGAACGCGAGGTCAAGCGCAAGACCGCGACGAGCGCGCGCAAGCTGCGCCTTCCCGGCAAGCTCACCGATTGCAGCAACGACGGCACCGGGGTCGAGGGCGCGGAAACCGAGATCTTCATCGTCGAGGGCGACAGCGCGGGTGGCTCTGCCAAGCAGGCGCGCGACCGCAAGACCCAGGCGATTCTGCCGATCCGCGGCAAGATCCTCAACGTCGCTTCGGCCAACAGCGCCAAGATCGGCGCCAACCAGGAAATCGCCGATCTGGCGCTTGCGCTGGGCTGCGGGACCGGCAAGCATTGCGACCCGGGCCAGCTGCGCTACGACCGGATCATCATCATGACCGACGCCGATGTCGACGGCGCGCATATCGCGACCTTGCTGATGACTTTTTTCTTCCAGGAGATGCCCGATATCGTCAAGGCAGGGCATCTGTACCTCGCCCAGCCGCCGCTCTACCGGCTCGTGGTTGGCGCCAAGAGCTGGTACGCGCGCGACGATGCGCACCGCGCCGAGCTCGAACGGACGATCCTCAAGGGCAAGAAGGTCGAGGTCAGCCGCTTCAAGGGGCTGGGCGAGATGAACCCCGGGCAGCTCCGCGAGACGACGATGAACCGCCAGAGCCGATCGTTGCTGCGGGTCACGCTGCCGCCCAATTACGAGCAGTATTCTGCGGTCAAGGAGCTGGTTGGCGAGCTGATGGGCAAGAACCCCGAGCACCGCTTCAACTTCATCCAGAACCACGCGGCGCAGGTCGACCGTGAAGCGATCGACGCATAG
- a CDS encoding serine hydrolase, whose product MVAAQTPPPPSPASQTLFDQPAANVLALMQGKAAAPDIFDPAFLTAVPPEQLTSVIASLKTQFGEPQTLEAVRRMDVRSASIDIRFDKAVVTFTIGVLDGRLSGLFITGSRTQGDTMEQITADIAALPGRSGFVVQQLTPSGAQTIASHRPDERFAIASVFKLYVLAEIDRAVRAGEHRWSDVLPLSQKSHPSGIAQDWPDAAPMTLQTLATLMVSVSDNSATDTLIAAIGQEKLAAIVRASGHSRPSDMIPLLSTQAVTGLKMPANAALRDRFLAADDAEQTRLVADAGDTLRLKNLDLAVYTGGPNQIDTIEWFASPADVARLLAMLERDGDPVTRAILKVNSGIPPVNAGRWAYLGYKGGSEPGIMGMSFLARTKQGDSYVITAFANNPAADIDQPGFIQLMTRLLDRLATGDAPATRP is encoded by the coding sequence ATGGTCGCCGCCCAGACGCCCCCGCCGCCCTCGCCTGCATCGCAAACGCTTTTCGACCAGCCCGCTGCCAATGTTCTTGCGCTGATGCAGGGCAAGGCTGCGGCGCCGGACATCTTCGACCCCGCGTTTCTTACCGCGGTCCCTCCCGAGCAATTGACCTCGGTGATCGCCTCGCTCAAGACGCAGTTCGGCGAGCCGCAGACCCTCGAGGCGGTGCGGCGGATGGACGTGCGATCGGCCAGCATCGATATTCGCTTCGACAAGGCGGTGGTCACCTTCACCATCGGCGTGCTCGACGGAAGGCTCTCGGGGCTGTTCATCACAGGATCGCGCACCCAGGGCGACACGATGGAGCAGATCACCGCAGATATCGCCGCGTTGCCCGGTCGCAGCGGCTTTGTCGTGCAACAGCTGACCCCCAGCGGTGCGCAGACCATCGCCAGCCACCGCCCGGATGAGCGCTTTGCCATCGCCTCGGTGTTCAAGCTGTACGTACTTGCCGAGATCGACCGGGCGGTGCGCGCGGGCGAGCACCGATGGAGCGATGTGCTGCCCCTGTCGCAGAAATCGCATCCCTCGGGAATCGCGCAGGATTGGCCCGACGCCGCGCCGATGACGCTGCAGACGCTGGCGACGCTGATGGTTTCGGTCAGCGACAACAGCGCCACCGACACGCTGATCGCCGCCATAGGCCAGGAAAAACTTGCTGCGATCGTCCGCGCGAGCGGACACTCCCGGCCGTCGGACATGATCCCGCTGCTCTCGACCCAGGCGGTGACGGGGCTGAAGATGCCAGCGAACGCGGCGCTGCGCGACCGCTTCCTCGCCGCGGACGATGCCGAACAGACACGCCTTGTCGCCGATGCGGGCGACACGTTGCGGCTCAAGAACCTTGATCTTGCAGTCTATACCGGCGGCCCCAACCAGATCGACACGATCGAATGGTTTGCCAGCCCCGCCGATGTCGCGCGGCTGCTGGCGATGCTGGAGCGCGATGGCGACCCGGTGACGCGCGCGATCCTCAAGGTCAATTCCGGGATTCCTCCGGTCAACGCCGGACGCTGGGCGTATCTGGGTTACAAGGGCGGGTCGGAGCCCGGGATCATGGGCATGAGCTTTCTCGCCCGCACGAAGCAAGGCGACAGCTATGTGATCACGGCTTTTGCCAACAACCCCGCCGCCGATATCGACCAGCCCGGCTTTATCCAGCTGATGACCCGGCTGCTCGATCGGCTGGCTACTGGCGATGCGCCAGCCACTCGTCCCTGA
- a CDS encoding GNAT family N-acetyltransferase, translated as MSTVAMPVLTSARLVLRQVRSDDAAALFPVLSDEALMTWWSSGPHRSVEETRTYLEPAAVGNWRSWAITRAGEDIALGWVAAHDRRENVSEIGYILARPAWGQGIAREAVAMVLDQLLVTEGQRRVFADTDPENIHSIGLLTSMGFVREGYLRAEWETHIGVRDSLIFGLLRDEWLAHRQ; from the coding sequence ATGAGCACGGTGGCGATGCCGGTGCTGACCAGCGCGCGGCTGGTGCTGCGTCAGGTGCGGAGCGACGATGCTGCAGCGCTGTTTCCCGTGCTTTCCGACGAAGCGCTGATGACCTGGTGGTCGTCGGGCCCGCACCGGTCGGTCGAGGAAACCCGCACCTATCTGGAACCGGCGGCGGTGGGCAACTGGCGCAGCTGGGCGATCACGCGGGCCGGCGAAGACATCGCGCTGGGCTGGGTCGCCGCGCATGACCGGCGCGAGAACGTCAGCGAGATCGGCTATATCCTGGCGCGCCCGGCCTGGGGGCAGGGGATTGCACGCGAAGCGGTGGCGATGGTGCTTGACCAGTTGCTGGTGACCGAAGGCCAGCGCCGCGTGTTTGCCGATACCGATCCTGAAAACATTCACTCGATCGGCCTGCTGACGTCGATGGGCTTTGTCCGCGAAGGCTATCTGCGCGCCGAATGGGAAACGCATATCGGCGTGCGTGATAGCCTGATCTTCGGTCTGCTCAGGGACGAGTGGCTGGCGCATCGCCAGTAG
- a CDS encoding LysR family transcriptional regulator, which produces MKRTHLPLNGLRVLDAAARHLSFTRAADELAVTPAAVGQQIRALEDMLGVVLFRRTPKGLELTDEAGAGLDALRGGFLQFEEAVRAMQQGQSSFRLTIAVPRDFAAKWLHHRLIGYAADNPEIRYTLVSGDSDIDFTEANLDCAIRLADGPAELEGAQIGPAQFVTVAAPGYDGNRGIEWPGCTRGQDSKDFEDRAVMQVADAGLGLDAAIAGFGSVTVPYLLAERDLTEGRLVAIGEARPARRAYWVVAPTPQWRQKKVRALVDALTAT; this is translated from the coding sequence ATGAAGCGTACCCATCTTCCGCTCAACGGCCTGCGCGTGCTCGATGCCGCCGCCCGCCATCTGAGCTTCACCCGCGCGGCAGACGAACTCGCGGTGACGCCGGCTGCGGTCGGTCAGCAGATTCGCGCGCTGGAGGACATGCTGGGCGTCGTGCTGTTCCGCCGCACGCCCAAGGGGCTGGAACTGACCGACGAGGCTGGCGCCGGGCTCGATGCGCTGCGCGGGGGTTTCCTGCAGTTCGAGGAAGCCGTGCGCGCGATGCAGCAAGGCCAGTCGAGCTTCCGCCTGACGATCGCGGTGCCGCGTGACTTTGCCGCCAAATGGCTGCACCACCGGCTGATTGGCTATGCTGCCGACAACCCCGAAATCCGCTACACTTTGGTCTCGGGCGACAGCGACATCGACTTCACCGAGGCGAACCTCGATTGCGCGATCCGGCTTGCCGATGGCCCGGCGGAGCTCGAGGGGGCGCAGATCGGCCCGGCGCAGTTCGTCACCGTGGCTGCGCCCGGATATGATGGCAATCGCGGGATCGAATGGCCCGGCTGCACCCGCGGACAAGACAGCAAAGATTTCGAAGACAGGGCGGTAATGCAGGTCGCCGATGCAGGACTGGGGCTGGATGCGGCAATTGCCGGCTTTGGCAGCGTGACCGTGCCCTATCTGCTTGCCGAACGCGATCTGACCGAAGGCAGGCTGGTGGCGATCGGCGAGGCTCGCCCGGCGCGGCGTGCCTATTGGGTGGTCGCGCCCACACCGCAATGGCGGCAGAAAAAGGTCCGCGCGCTGGTCGACGCGCTGACAGCGACATGA
- the apaG gene encoding Co2+/Mg2+ efflux protein ApaG, which translates to MDRFFTHSATTHGITVRVAVSFLPDRSRADSARWFWSYHIRIENHSDSAVQLLTRHWVITDGRGGVHQVDGEGVVGEQPVILPGKSHDYVSGCPLTTPTGRMEGVYRMMRDDDELIAVEIPRFPLVAPAVAD; encoded by the coding sequence ATGGACAGGTTCTTCACCCACTCTGCCACCACGCATGGCATCACGGTGCGGGTGGCGGTCAGCTTTCTGCCGGACCGGTCGCGCGCGGACAGTGCCCGTTGGTTCTGGTCGTATCACATCCGTATCGAGAATCATTCCGACAGCGCCGTGCAGCTGCTCACCCGCCACTGGGTGATCACCGATGGCCGCGGCGGCGTGCACCAGGTCGATGGCGAAGGCGTGGTCGGCGAACAGCCGGTGATCCTTCCGGGCAAGTCGCACGATTATGTCTCGGGTTGCCCGCTCACCACCCCAACCGGGCGGATGGAAGGCGTCTATCGGATGATGCGTGACGATGATGAGCTGATCGCGGTCGAAATTCCGCGTTTTCCGCTGGTCGCCCCGGCAGTTGCCGATTAA
- a CDS encoding c-type cytochrome: protein MIAPKSLVLAVLVATTAAHPAAAQSAPAAGDPARGAKVYESNCTGCHAPDANGVGPAHRGVFGRKAGSAPGFAYSPGLKKAKFAWDAARLDKWLTSPQAFIPGAKMGFRLADAQRRADVIAYLKKESGK, encoded by the coding sequence ATGATTGCCCCCAAGTCGCTCGTGCTTGCCGTGCTGGTCGCGACCACAGCCGCGCATCCCGCCGCCGCACAGAGCGCGCCCGCAGCAGGCGACCCCGCGCGCGGCGCGAAGGTGTATGAGAGCAACTGCACCGGTTGCCATGCGCCCGATGCCAATGGTGTGGGCCCTGCGCATCGCGGTGTCTTCGGGCGCAAGGCGGGCAGTGCGCCCGGCTTTGCCTATTCGCCGGGCCTCAAGAAGGCGAAATTCGCCTGGGACGCCGCGCGCCTCGACAAATGGCTCACCAGTCCGCAGGCGTTCATCCCGGGCGCAAAGATGGGGTTCCGCCTGGCCGATGCCCAGCGCCGCGCCGATGTGATCGCGTATCTGAAGAAGGAAAGCGGCAAATAG
- a CDS encoding isoprenylcysteine carboxylmethyltransferase family protein has product MPSSAAPLHDPCPPSAVSHGAGLIGLVGLIGWVLLARHYAWNGPNAALVCCIATGLPMVLWSLLVDKVHLRPSTGLDWAHPRAVKDVIDASMIKLTGLWMTWAGIAAIYAVARWYWMGNYQFSMNVFIYASPFLFFLSIPYVIWIDRYLKDPHDGAWHFGAMISGQPGWEREAIFHHLRAWAVKGFFLAFMLSIVPGGYADIVNANVAEIVTNPVWIANWLIIAMFLVDVQFATVGYALTLKPLDSHIRTANPYMAGWAAALICYPPFIMMGDNGPLNYHVNTADWAYWFEGNTPLLIVWGAWLVLLTGIYAWATVAFGIRFSNLTHRGILTHGPYRWTKHPAYLSKNAYWWFATMPFLVTSGAWQDGVRNAALLAAVSGVYYWRARTEERHLMADPDYAAYAAWMDRHGPVPRLIAMITGRRVKPEAMPAPAE; this is encoded by the coding sequence ATGCCAAGCTCTGCTGCACCTCTGCATGATCCGTGTCCCCCCAGCGCCGTCAGCCATGGCGCTGGGCTGATCGGGCTTGTCGGGCTGATCGGCTGGGTGCTGCTGGCGCGGCACTATGCGTGGAACGGCCCCAATGCGGCGCTGGTCTGCTGCATCGCCACCGGGCTGCCGATGGTGCTGTGGTCGCTGCTGGTCGACAAGGTGCACCTGCGCCCCAGCACGGGGCTGGACTGGGCGCACCCCAGGGCGGTCAAGGATGTCATCGATGCCAGCATGATCAAGCTCACCGGATTGTGGATGACCTGGGCGGGGATCGCCGCGATCTATGCGGTGGCGCGCTGGTACTGGATGGGCAACTACCAGTTCTCGATGAACGTGTTCATCTATGCCTCGCCTTTCCTGTTCTTCCTCTCGATCCCCTATGTCATCTGGATAGACCGCTATCTGAAGGACCCGCACGACGGCGCGTGGCATTTCGGTGCGATGATTTCGGGCCAGCCGGGCTGGGAGCGCGAGGCGATCTTCCACCACCTGCGCGCGTGGGCGGTGAAGGGCTTCTTCCTCGCCTTCATGCTGTCGATCGTGCCGGGCGGCTATGCCGATATCGTCAATGCCAATGTCGCCGAGATCGTGACCAACCCGGTGTGGATCGCCAACTGGCTGATCATCGCGATGTTCCTGGTCGATGTGCAGTTCGCCACCGTGGGCTATGCGCTGACATTGAAGCCGCTGGATTCGCACATCCGCACCGCCAACCCCTATATGGCGGGCTGGGCAGCGGCGCTGATCTGCTATCCGCCGTTCATCATGATGGGGGACAACGGCCCGCTCAACTATCACGTCAACACCGCCGACTGGGCCTATTGGTTCGAGGGCAACACGCCGCTGCTGATCGTCTGGGGCGCCTGGCTGGTGCTGCTGACCGGGATCTACGCGTGGGCGACGGTGGCCTTCGGGATCCGCTTTTCGAACCTCACCCATCGCGGTATCCTGACGCATGGGCCCTATCGCTGGACCAAGCACCCGGCGTATCTTTCCAAGAACGCCTATTGGTGGTTTGCGACCATGCCGTTCCTGGTCACCAGCGGCGCATGGCAGGATGGCGTGCGCAACGCCGCTTTGCTCGCTGCTGTGTCGGGGGTCTATTACTGGCGTGCGCGGACCGAGGAGCGGCACCTGATGGCAGACCCCGATTATGCCGCTTATGCCGCCTGGATGGACCGCCACGGCCCGGTGCCGCGGCTGATCGCGATGATCACCGGACGTCGCGTCAAGCCAGAAGCCATGCCCGCGCCTGCCGAGTGA
- a CDS encoding DUF2147 domain-containing protein: protein MKMYLGTSRVWLLALAALGQTGFAASAARAESIHGTWENPTGDVRVVTQPCGTELCGKVSWASDLAKKDAAAGGTPQLVGTSLLRNYRETKPGHWKGNVFVPDLGDTYYSTIKQLDANRIKISGCILGGLLCKSQIWRKI from the coding sequence ATGAAGATGTATCTGGGGACATCGCGGGTTTGGTTATTGGCTCTGGCCGCGCTGGGGCAGACCGGATTCGCTGCGAGCGCGGCCAGAGCCGAGTCCATCCACGGCACCTGGGAGAACCCCACAGGCGACGTCCGCGTCGTCACACAGCCGTGCGGCACCGAGCTGTGCGGCAAGGTTAGCTGGGCGAGCGATCTGGCCAAGAAGGATGCTGCCGCAGGCGGCACGCCGCAGCTGGTCGGCACCAGCCTGCTGCGCAACTATCGCGAGACCAAACCCGGCCACTGGAAGGGCAATGTCTTCGTGCCCGATCTTGGCGACACCTATTATTCGACGATCAAGCAGCTCGACGCCAACCGCATCAAGATCAGCGGCTGCATTCTGGGCGGCCTGCTGTGCAAGTCGCAGATCTGGCGCAAGATCTGA